A genomic stretch from Campylobacter lari subsp. concheus includes:
- a CDS encoding FxsA family protein, with protein sequence MMVKTNLSVFLILELIASILFITFFGFLNFFMIVFASMFLGAMFLAKTWTNLITMQNTNTNLFGMIKLFSLTIVGILLLIPGILSTFLGILLLFFMMVLKLFTKQKRKYHQTNNEEEIIDVEIIQEHKKCN encoded by the coding sequence ATGATGGTAAAAACAAATTTAAGTGTATTTTTAATTTTAGAATTAATCGCTAGTATTTTATTTATAACCTTTTTTGGCTTTTTAAATTTTTTTATGATAGTTTTTGCAAGTATGTTTTTAGGTGCAATGTTTTTAGCAAAGACTTGGACAAATCTCATCACTATGCAAAATACCAATACAAATTTATTTGGTATGATTAAATTATTTTCTTTAACTATAGTAGGAATTTTGCTTTTAATACCAGGAATTTTAAGTACATTTTTAGGAATTTTACTCTTATTTTTCATGATGGTATTAAAATTATTTACAAAACAAAAAAGAAAATATCATCAAACAAATAATGAAGAAGAAATCATAGATGTAGAAATCATACAGGAGCATAAAAAATGCAATTAA
- a CDS encoding menaquinone biosynthesis decarboxylase, with the protein MQKFIKLLEKNNLLKTIHEPVDVDLEMAHLAYIEVKKEDSKALLFTNAVKNGKKYDYPVLLNTFCNEKALKLAFGKDYEDVAKEISSLLKMHIPQSFGAKLNFFKTLLDLKNIPPKRIKKDGEFNYKSLNSLYDMPILKTWEKDAAPFITMGQVYTQSLDGKQNNLGMYRLQVVDEKTLLMHWQIHKDASHFFHEYKKANQKMPVSIAIGGDPLYIWCAQAPLPKGIFELLLYGFIKKKPAILAKCKSNCLYVPYDSDFVIEGFVDPNEFAPEGPFGDHTGFYTPVELCPVLKIEKIFAKKNAIYQATVVGKPPLEDKYMGLGTERVFLPLLQTNAPDLIDYNMPENGVFHNLILAKIEAKYPAHAKQIMHTFWGVGQMSFVKHAIFVDENAPCLQDYDKLIPYILNRFDEEKLLISEGICDQLDHASNTYCYGGKAGLDACGDEKKVELEILSNETLLSLFKEKDQSILNLKQFYTQTFAPICVILINKKEKIAQVFEKLQTCKKHFRILVFLDTDAILENPYMLIWRVVNNIDTKRDIFIKKDCVAIDATSKGSLENYHKEWPLMTNCSKEVIDKLIARNLLPNDEKLFKKFEIF; encoded by the coding sequence ATGCAAAAATTTATAAAGCTTTTAGAAAAAAATAATTTATTAAAAACCATTCATGAGCCCGTTGATGTTGATCTTGAAATGGCACATTTAGCTTATATAGAAGTTAAAAAAGAAGACTCAAAAGCCTTGCTTTTTACTAATGCGGTAAAAAACGGTAAAAAATACGATTATCCTGTTCTTTTAAATACTTTTTGTAATGAAAAAGCTTTAAAATTAGCATTTGGGAAAGACTATGAAGATGTGGCTAAAGAAATTAGTTCTTTACTTAAAATGCATATACCGCAAAGCTTTGGTGCAAAATTAAATTTTTTCAAAACCTTACTTGATTTAAAAAATATCCCACCAAAACGCATTAAAAAAGATGGAGAATTTAACTACAAAAGTTTAAATTCATTATATGATATGCCTATTTTAAAAACCTGGGAAAAAGATGCTGCACCTTTTATTACCATGGGGCAAGTTTATACTCAAAGCTTAGATGGAAAACAAAACAATCTTGGAATGTATCGTTTGCAGGTAGTTGATGAAAAAACCTTGCTTATGCATTGGCAAATTCATAAAGATGCGAGCCATTTTTTCCATGAGTATAAAAAAGCAAATCAAAAAATGCCAGTAAGTATAGCCATAGGTGGAGATCCTTTATATATTTGGTGTGCTCAAGCGCCTTTACCAAAAGGAATTTTTGAACTTTTACTTTATGGCTTTATCAAGAAAAAACCTGCTATTTTAGCAAAATGTAAAAGTAATTGTCTTTATGTGCCTTATGATAGTGATTTTGTAATTGAAGGTTTTGTAGATCCAAATGAATTCGCACCCGAGGGACCTTTTGGAGATCATACAGGTTTTTATACCCCTGTTGAACTTTGCCCTGTTTTAAAAATAGAAAAAATCTTTGCTAAAAAAAATGCGATTTATCAAGCTACTGTTGTAGGAAAACCACCTTTAGAAGATAAATACATGGGGCTTGGAACAGAAAGAGTTTTTTTACCTTTACTTCAAACAAATGCTCCTGATTTGATAGATTATAATATGCCTGAAAACGGGGTTTTTCACAATCTAATCTTGGCTAAAATAGAAGCAAAATACCCAGCTCATGCAAAACAAATAATGCATACTTTTTGGGGAGTAGGGCAAATGAGTTTTGTAAAACATGCTATTTTTGTCGATGAAAATGCACCTTGCTTGCAAGATTATGACAAACTCATACCTTATATACTCAATCGCTTTGATGAAGAAAAATTGCTTATTAGCGAAGGAATTTGTGATCAACTCGATCATGCCTCAAACACTTATTGTTATGGTGGTAAAGCAGGGCTTGATGCGTGCGGTGATGAGAAAAAAGTCGAACTTGAAATTCTAAGCAATGAGACTTTGCTTTCACTTTTTAAAGAAAAAGATCAAAGTATTTTAAATTTAAAGCAATTTTATACTCAAACTTTTGCCCCAATTTGCGTAATTTTAATTAACAAAAAAGAAAAAATTGCTCAAGTTTTTGAAAAATTACAAACTTGTAAAAAGCATTTTAGAATCTTGGTTTTCTTAGATACAGATGCTATTTTAGAAAATCCTTACATGCTAATTTGGCGTGTGGTAAATAATATAGATACAAAAAGAGATATATTTATCAAAAAAGATTGCGTTGCTATTGATGCAACAAGTAAAGGATCGTTAGAAAATTATCACAAAGAATGGCCTTTAATGACAAATTGCTCTAAAGAAGTTATAGATAAACTCATTGCAAGAAATTTACTTCCAAATGATGAAAAATTATTCAAAAAGTTTGAAATTTTTTAG
- the hemA gene encoding glutamyl-tRNA reductase: MHYYCISFTHKNTDITTREKLSFSNEDKKRELLKLIHTNNKILESLVLSTCNRVEIFLFVGDVENINEHILKTLSLLCGVDRENLSTKADFYEDSGAIHHLFSVASSLDSLVIGETQIAGQLKDAYKFALQEQRCGVHITRAVHYAFKCAASVRNQTEISKNPISVASVAVAKAKELVNLENKTAVVVGAGEMSELACKHLLNAKAKVLILNRDIQNAQKLCEDLGENASYESIANLKEVLNQYEIFFSATNAPHAIITNDLLEEKDYKRYFFDIAVPRDIDVKANEKNIVYAVDDLEEVVRKNLTLREHQAQIAYSIVGTMTNEFFQHLSKLATLPLVKQLRLQADEIAKEQLQKAIDKGYLKHSNHEEAKKLIRQVMNAFLHHPSVNLKKLSGTMQNDSVINAMRYVFDLKNENMEGLNLYKCEFNLENNHEI, encoded by the coding sequence ATGCATTATTACTGCATCAGTTTTACACATAAAAATACAGATATTACTACTAGAGAAAAACTTTCCTTTTCTAATGAAGATAAAAAAAGAGAATTACTAAAGCTAATCCATACTAATAATAAAATTTTAGAAAGCTTAGTACTTAGTACTTGCAATAGGGTTGAAATTTTTCTTTTTGTTGGGGATGTTGAAAACATTAATGAGCATATTTTAAAAACACTTAGTTTGCTTTGTGGAGTTGATAGAGAAAATTTAAGCACTAAGGCTGATTTTTACGAAGATAGCGGAGCTATCCATCATTTATTTTCTGTAGCAAGTTCGCTTGATAGCTTAGTTATTGGTGAAACACAAATTGCTGGACAATTAAAAGATGCTTATAAATTTGCCCTGCAAGAGCAAAGATGTGGTGTGCATATAACTAGAGCAGTGCATTATGCTTTTAAATGTGCAGCAAGTGTTAGAAATCAAACTGAAATTTCTAAAAATCCTATTTCAGTTGCTTCAGTGGCGGTGGCAAAAGCTAAAGAGCTTGTAAATTTAGAAAATAAAACTGCTGTTGTAGTAGGTGCAGGGGAAATGAGCGAACTAGCCTGTAAACATTTATTAAATGCCAAGGCTAAAGTATTGATATTAAATAGAGATATACAAAATGCTCAAAAGCTTTGCGAGGATTTAGGTGAAAATGCAAGCTATGAAAGTATTGCAAATTTAAAAGAAGTGCTAAATCAATATGAGATATTTTTTAGTGCCACAAATGCTCCACATGCTATCATAACTAATGATTTATTAGAAGAAAAAGATTATAAAAGATATTTTTTTGATATAGCAGTGCCTAGGGATATTGATGTAAAAGCAAATGAAAAAAATATAGTCTATGCTGTTGATGATTTAGAAGAAGTTGTAAGAAAAAATTTAACTCTAAGAGAACACCAGGCCCAAATTGCTTATTCTATAGTAGGTACTATGACAAATGAGTTTTTTCAACATCTAAGCAAACTAGCAACCTTGCCTTTGGTTAAGCAATTGCGCTTACAAGCTGATGAAATCGCTAAAGAACAATTACAAAAGGCTATAGATAAAGGATATTTAAAACACTCAAACCATGAAGAAGCAAAAAAGCTTATAAGACAAGTAATGAATGCATTTTTACATCATCCTAGCGTAAATTTAAAAAAACTAAGCGGAACTATGCAAAATGATTCAGTAATTAATGCTATGCGTTATGTGTTTGATTTAAAAAATGAAAATATGGAAGGTTTAAACCTTTATAAATGTGAATTTAATTTGGAGAATAATCATGAAATTTAG
- the hemC gene encoding hydroxymethylbilane synthase → MQLIIATRKSQLALWQSEYIKNKLLQIHSKLEISLEGFKTKGDVLLDSPLAKIGGKGLFTKELEESMLRGNSHLAVHSLKDVPSFFPKGLVLAAISKREVVNDAFLSEYYESLSALPKGAKVGTTSLRRRMQLLALRPDLNIISLRGNINSRLEKLKAKEFDAIILALAGIKRLGLDKEIKHIRAFELDEMIPAASQGALGIESIDDKQILKYLECLNDENAFIETHIERDFIKTLEGGCQVPIGINAKIIDEKIEIRAIVGLPDASKILKEKRIIDKQDYAKAGELLAKEMIAKGAKEILKEAESMI, encoded by the coding sequence ATGCAATTAATCATCGCAACAAGAAAAAGCCAACTTGCATTATGGCAAAGTGAGTATATAAAAAATAAATTATTACAAATACATTCTAAATTAGAAATTTCTTTAGAAGGTTTTAAAACTAAAGGCGATGTTTTACTTGATTCACCTTTAGCTAAAATAGGCGGAAAAGGACTTTTCACAAAAGAACTTGAAGAAAGTATGCTAAGAGGCAATTCACATTTAGCTGTGCATAGTTTAAAAGATGTACCTAGTTTTTTCCCAAAAGGTTTAGTTTTAGCTGCTATTTCAAAAAGAGAAGTAGTAAATGATGCTTTTTTAAGTGAGTATTATGAGAGCTTGAGTGCTCTCCCAAAAGGTGCAAAAGTAGGCACCACAAGCCTTAGAAGGAGAATGCAGCTTTTAGCGTTAAGACCTGATTTAAATATCATTTCTCTAAGAGGCAATATCAATTCACGCTTAGAAAAACTTAAAGCTAAAGAATTTGACGCTATCATTTTAGCTCTAGCTGGCATTAAACGCTTAGGTTTGGATAAAGAAATAAAACACATTAGAGCTTTTGAACTTGATGAGATGATACCTGCAGCTTCCCAAGGAGCCTTAGGTATAGAAAGTATTGATGATAAACAAATTTTAAAATACCTTGAATGCTTAAATGATGAAAATGCCTTCATAGAAACCCATATAGAAAGAGATTTTATAAAAACTCTAGAAGGTGGCTGCCAAGTACCTATAGGAATTAATGCAAAAATCATTGATGAAAAAATAGAAATTCGCGCCATAGTAGGCTTGCCTGACGCAAGTAAAATTCTCAAAGAAAAAAGAATAATTGATAAGCAAGATTACGCAAAAGCGGGTGAACTTTTAGCTAAAGAAATGATAGCAAAAGGTGCAAAAGAAATTTTAAAAGAAGCAGAGAGTATGATATAA
- a CDS encoding FlaG family protein → MDIGNIQRDTNTAQFNTKNTERVSQDNKQYTDLNNQDENLNEKLKNATEKLNNQMETLETNVRFAYNDKIHEMYVSVTEKDTGRLIRKIPSEEVMKLIEHFQGVIGTIFDKES, encoded by the coding sequence ATGGACATTGGTAATATTCAAAGAGATACAAATACAGCTCAATTTAACACAAAAAACACCGAGAGAGTATCTCAAGACAATAAACAATATACTGATTTAAATAATCAAGATGAGAATTTAAATGAGAAACTAAAAAATGCGACAGAAAAACTTAATAACCAAATGGAAACATTAGAAACAAATGTACGTTTTGCGTACAATGATAAAATTCATGAAATGTATGTTAGCGTAACTGAAAAAGACACGGGTCGTTTAATACGTAAAATCCCTAGTGAAGAAGTTATGAAATTAATAGAACATTTCCAAGGTGTTATTGGCACCATTTTTGATAAGGAGAGTTAA
- a CDS encoding proline--tRNA ligase — translation MMKFSKFYAISTKENPKDATLPSHIFLVKGAFVEQIGSGLYNFLPLGKRVLDKIKNIIKEEMDKAGALEVNLSFNTPAELWKESGRFNVFGKELLRFKDRKENDFVLGPTHEEAMVALVRNKINSYKQLPLHLYQIGLKFRDEARPRFGLLRCREFLMKDGYSFHASEADLDKEFNLMHETYSKILTRLGLEFRAVEADSGAIGGSGSKEFMVLAKNGEDDILLCEHCDYAANIEAAKRAKKSCEDERPEADFATQFHTPNVKTIEELADFFKINPYYTIKAVAKKAIYENEEKIIVFFIRGNDELQEVKALNAANALELVDVSEEELEKAGLAPGFIGFVGLNGVDFYIDHELENETNMIIGANKKDYHLVGINVVNLNKERFKDLVAVKEHDLCPKCQHKLKQSKGIEVGHIFKLGNKYSKAMNASYLDENGKAQFFTMGCYGMGVSRLVAVAIEASHDEKGCIWNKTLAPFVLDIIVSNIKDTKAMEFAEQIYTHFKDKEILFDDRNERFGIKINDFELMGFPYALVIGKGLENDEVELIHRNTLEKQVLKTQEVISHLEKIL, via the coding sequence ATCATGAAATTTAGTAAATTTTATGCCATAAGCACAAAAGAAAATCCAAAAGATGCTACTTTGCCAAGTCATATATTTTTAGTTAAAGGTGCCTTTGTAGAACAAATTGGAAGTGGCTTGTATAATTTTTTACCTTTAGGAAAAAGAGTTTTAGATAAAATTAAAAATATCATCAAAGAGGAAATGGATAAAGCAGGCGCTTTAGAAGTAAATTTAAGTTTTAATACTCCGGCTGAACTTTGGAAAGAAAGTGGGAGATTTAATGTTTTTGGTAAAGAGCTTTTACGCTTTAAAGATAGAAAAGAAAATGATTTTGTTTTAGGGCCAACCCATGAAGAAGCTATGGTAGCTTTAGTAAGAAATAAAATAAATTCTTACAAACAACTTCCTTTACATTTGTATCAAATAGGACTTAAATTTAGAGATGAAGCTAGACCTAGATTTGGACTTTTAAGATGTAGAGAATTTTTAATGAAAGATGGCTATAGCTTTCATGCTAGCGAAGCTGATTTAGATAAAGAATTTAATCTTATGCATGAAACTTATAGTAAAATTCTTACAAGATTGGGGCTTGAATTTAGAGCTGTTGAAGCTGATAGCGGGGCTATTGGCGGCAGTGGTTCAAAAGAATTTATGGTTTTGGCTAAAAATGGCGAGGATGATATATTATTATGTGAACATTGTGATTATGCTGCAAATATCGAAGCAGCAAAAAGAGCTAAAAAAAGTTGTGAAGATGAAAGACCAGAAGCTGATTTTGCTACACAATTTCACACTCCAAATGTAAAAACTATAGAAGAATTAGCGGATTTTTTTAAAATTAATCCTTACTATACCATTAAAGCTGTTGCCAAAAAAGCTATTTATGAAAATGAAGAAAAAATTATAGTATTTTTTATACGCGGTAATGATGAATTACAAGAAGTTAAAGCACTAAATGCAGCAAATGCATTAGAATTAGTTGATGTAAGTGAAGAAGAATTAGAGAAAGCAGGTTTAGCACCAGGATTTATCGGTTTTGTAGGATTAAATGGTGTTGATTTTTATATTGATCATGAGCTTGAAAATGAAACAAATATGATTATTGGAGCAAATAAAAAAGATTATCATTTAGTCGGAATTAATGTTGTAAATTTAAACAAAGAACGCTTTAAAGATCTTGTAGCAGTTAAAGAGCATGATCTTTGTCCAAAATGCCAACATAAGCTCAAGCAAAGCAAGGGTATTGAAGTAGGGCATATTTTTAAACTTGGAAATAAATACTCAAAAGCAATGAATGCAAGCTATTTAGATGAAAATGGTAAAGCTCAATTTTTCACTATGGGTTGTTATGGTATGGGAGTGAGTCGTTTAGTAGCTGTTGCCATAGAAGCAAGCCATGATGAAAAAGGTTGTATTTGGAATAAAACTCTAGCTCCTTTTGTTTTAGATATTATCGTTTCTAATATAAAAGACACAAAAGCTATGGAATTTGCTGAGCAAATTTACACTCATTTTAAAGATAAAGAGATTTTATTTGATGATAGAAATGAGCGTTTTGGTATAAAGATTAATGATTTTGAATTAATGGGCTTTCCTTATGCTTTAGTTATAGGTAAGGGCTTAGAAAATGATGAAGTAGAGTTAATCCATAGAAATACCTTAGAAAAACAAGTTTTGAAAACCCAAGAAGTAATTTCACACTTAGAGAAAATTCTATGA